The stretch of DNA GGGTAAAGCCAAGCCTAGCAGCCATGACCCGGTAACAACTATATAACAATGTAAGAATATAAAGGCGTAAGaaggcaagaaaaaaaagcgcCAACCACAACTAAAAGTCTAAAACTCaagtaaaagaaaacaaatcGAGTGGGGTATTTTgttttcaaagaaaacaacatATATACATTATCAAGGGGGTAGAGGGAAAACGTAAGCATGCTCGACACCTCCCCTCCACCCTCTTCAAGCAAATAGAATACTGGTCACAGGCAGGTAGGTAGGTAGTAAAGAAAAGACGAGAGAAACGGATGGATATCATAGACAAAAAAGGGGGAAATTCGAATAAAAGGTACACGGCAGGAACGGAGGGAATGAATGAAGGTGGGAGATAAGCGGACGGAGGAAAGGGGGGGATATAACAAGCCGACGAACGGGGGTAGTGGATATAAGCTTTCCAAACGTCGAAATTCAAAGCAAAAAGGACGATAATAGAACACAGAAATACGAAGCACgaaaacaaacaaacgaGACTAAAGCTAAAAAGTATAAAACCAAGAAAAGAAGTAAAAGGTAAAAAAATAGTTGTCAATAAAAGGCTTAGAGTACAGAGACACAACATAGACAGAGACAtagaggagaaaaagaaagaagataCTAGGGGGCGGCCAGatataaaaaaaatgaagaaggaagaatgaaGTTATTCCGTAATGAAATCGACCCTTTTGTGAACCGACTCCTCCGCCCGAAGCTataaagggaaaaaaagaaacaggaAAGTAAAAGGATGTACATAATAAACATAGGCATATTATCAATACGAGTGGTGGGGGTTGGGTGGATGAAGTGTCCTAAAAAGGAGACAGACGACGAGGAACTAGGTAGATGATAAGAAACAAAGAGATAGAAAGAAATATACGATACGCAAGAGGAAAGCAGAAACATTTTTTATCCGAAAACACGAATAAAATATGTAGATCGCTGTTGGAATTATAAGGATTAAAGAGGTCGGATGAGAGGAAAGGAACGAGGATTCGGAGGACCAAGGGGGATATCCGAAACCAGTAAACACAGGCAAATGCGTGAATGGAATTAATCGAATGAAGTGTCCGGTAAGAGGCGAGAAATAGGAAAAACACAGGATCCAAGGTGAAGTTGGAGGGACCAGAGCATACGAGGAGGTTGATGGTTTTAAATACAGCAAAAACGAGCGCACAAAAACCGTAAAAAAGAGTGAGAACACACTTCTTCTTGCGCGCACTGATAGATGTGAGAATAAAGCGCGATACGACGGACACGTCTAAGACAACACCTCTCTTTTGGAGTTCTAATCACGAGTAGCAGTTGAATCGATGATAGGCCATATCGGAGCTTTCTCGCGGTCCGCGTTGGAGCTAGGCTTGTTCAGGGGAacagcaggagcaggagcaggagcgaCAACAGCTGCAGGGGCAGCGACTGCAGGTCCCGCACCGCTCGTCGTGGCCGCCGACGATCCAGGCGACGACTGCGACGCAGCCGCAAGCTGAGGCGACTGCCTCCTCGAtcctggtggtggtggcaacGACTGTTGCTGAATACCCGCTGGGAGATGATGGATCTGACTAGGCGaatgctgttgttgttgctgttgtgcCTGCGCCGCCAATCCTCTCATCTCATCCAACGTCCTCTTCACGCCGGCCATGATCCTGTCGGTCCTCTCCATCATCTCCTCCCACTTCCTCTTCTGCTCGGAGAGCTCAAAGTAGTGCCTCTCCAGGTCCATGTAGCTCGGTATACCAAGACCTCCAAGAGCAACGCCAGCAGCGACCATCAAACTCGACATCTCGCTGTGCGGCGacccacctcctcctccaacggCTCCAGGTCCTCCAGCGTAAtattgctgttgctgttgctgctgttgagcAGCACCAGCCGCCGACGATCCAGCAGGTCCTAAAGGCGAGTGAGTCCTACTTGGCGCATTGGATCCCGAACGGATATAACTAGAAGGCGCACTCGCACTGCCCAAGAATGCTGCTCCGCCATTGTTCAGCGCCGCCAGCGACGGAAGCTCGAATCCGGGTCCGGCAACAGGGAACGCGGGCAATCCGCCTCGCGGGAGGTACTCCTGGTTCCGCGACGGCGCCCTGTGCGGCGACGCCGAGCGTTCACCGCCGTTCCATCCATTGACGCTCCCAGCAGCACCACCGCCAGGCGCACGCCTCTTTCTCTGCgactgttgctgctgctgttctCTCggatcttcgtcgtcgtctccgTCCATGAGCACATCATCGTCCTTGTCACGTGACATCTTGCCCGTTCGCCTCGTACGCTTCTTCTTAGGCTGGTCGTCGCCTTCACCGTCGCTGTCCTCGGCATTGCCACCAGGTGAGAGATTGACACGGCCGACAGCCACGAGCGCCTCAGCGGCCGCTTGATCCGACATACGGCCTGTGACACTAATGCCACCAGGTGCACCAGGCGCAGCGGGCACTCGCTTCCGTCGCTTGATGACGGTCTTCTTCATAGAATTGGGGCGGTGGGTTCCGTGCAGCTTGAAGTAGAGACCTAGATTAAGAtgaaaggaagaggaggaagtggAAAGGATGAGGGAAGAAAAGAGGGAAGAATATCGCGTGTGAGCCAAATTGCCAAACCCTTATCTAAACACACCAAAAAGAcagcaaagaaagagagacacAGAAAAGACACCAATGCAATCAAAGAGTTCGAGAGCGAACAGAAAATAGGAGCAGCCaagggaaaaaaaggaaaactCAAAAGGTCCCAAATAGAAACGAAAAGGACGAAAAAAGTAGAGAGAAATATAACCCTTGTCCGAAAATCGGGTTTAACAATGCTCATTTATCCACCCGTCAGAAGGACGGATGAGAAAGAACAAGCACACCAGAAATAAGACACCGCTCGAACGGACGGTATCCTATCCCATCCCACCACCCAACGCAGCAAAAAcaatgaaaaaagaagaaaaaaaaaaacaggcaaaaaaaaagaaaacggtGCCGTGGGATAGGACGAAATGGATGGGATGAAATTAGGCTAATGGACCCCGGTAACGAGGAGGAAAAAAACCAGAAACAGGGTCCGGGCGAGAGAAGTCCCCAACTCTCGAAAAACCCATACCCATGACCATGAGTCGATCGTTATCTGATAAGATGTGGGAAACCAAGATTCCGCCACTCCAGTCCCCCTCATGCTCGGAGGCACGTTGAGATGATGTGAGCAGCACATATTCAATCCCTAGGGAGCACCAAGAAAAAGCTCCTGCCGGACTGTGCCCCCAAAAAAACCCATCCATTCATTCAGCCATCGCCTGGCATGCCCGAGAGAGCCAAAGTCCCAAATTCAAGTCATGTGGATAAAacaaatgcaaaaaaaaaaacacagaaaTCGCAAGTCCAAAAGAACagaaacccaaaaaaaaacacagagaaagaaaagaaaaaagggaaaaaggaaaaaaaaaaccaacaacTCACCACAAGCATTACAAATATTATTCCCCACATCATCCCTCCTCCAAAGTGGAGTCGTACTCGTCCCGCAATTCGCACAGCAAAGCGCACCAACAGCCGGGCGCGCCTTACGGTTCGCCGCCGCACTTGCACTGGCACCTACACTCGCACTTCCACCCGCACTGGCACTAGCAACACCAACCGCACCACTGGCATCACTGTCGACGCCCGCACCCGGCGAACCCGGCACACCGTCCTCACCGCCATCTTTCACCATCATCATAACCACATCCTCCGCACCGTCCTCACCACCCGCACCTTCACCACCTTCAGACGACGCAGCTGCAGCCTGCATCGCACTTTCGATCCTAGCCGTTAATGCCAACACATTATTGTACGTCGGACACCCGCTGCACGCGCTCGTTCCGCCTGTACCATCGCACCGCCCATCGCCAGGACACGTACCGCCCGCTGCGTTCGTGTGGGGGCCTATCGGCTTGGCGTTGTTGGAGCTGGACGCAGAGGAGGCAGCTGCGTTGGCCGCGGcgacagcagcagccgctACAGACGTCGGCGAGGACGTCAACGCAGggtcaacaacaacaatctTGCTCGGCGTCGCAGGAGGCACCGCattggcagcagcagcagcagcagcggccgCGGCCGCTGCCCGAGCCGACGGTGGCGCAAACGGTGACGGGCCaaccgtcgtcgtcgctggaGCCGTTGTCGTACTTGAAGCGGCGGCGGGGGGTGCAGCACCGTTGTTAGCTGAAGACGAGTTGGCAGTCGTCGTAGGCGGAGTCGTCGTCCGCCCAAGGGAAGAAGGTCGAGGCATGTGTCTCGATTTTTGATAGAGACCTGGAGGCATCGGGGGCACCAACAAGGCAAATGACGAAGGGGAATAATTTGACGTGAACCAAGGGAAATGGCGGTATACGAATGCGAGTATGCGTTCAATtaccgtcgtcgtcgttgtcgtgcGTCGTACGTCGTCGTTGtgttcgtcgtcgtcagtgTCGTACACCGAGTATCGTGTTCAGATTTCGTTTCGGTTTTCGGTTTCGGGTTGGGATTCGTGTCGCGGGTTGCAAGTCGCAGGTTTACAAGTCAAAGTATCGTTCGGTACGAGTTGCAAGTTGCAAGTTGTCAAAGTGGACAGTAACACCAAGTGGATAAGTGAGGATAAGTGCCAGCAAAACGGTATCGAGGGGTATACAGAAAACCAAAAAATGAGGTATCCGTGTGGTGCGTGTCGTTCGTAAGGTCGCAGTTTgatgtcgaggtcgaggtcaaGGTCGAGGTTATGGTGATGATAGTCGTGGTTGTAGTCGTAGGTCGTGGCCAAGATGCCGGTCGTATTCGTATCAGCATCCGTATTCGTATTCATGGCAGACATGCCGCATTGCGTAGCGAGCAAAACACAACACAGCACCAAGATAGGAGGAGTCATGCagagcaaagcaaagcaaaacgCAAAACGCAAACATTGAACCATTCGACATTGGGGTAAATGGGGGGTTGGGGTGgggtggttggttggttgtaGATGATAGGATGTCGATGAGAGGAAACAAGCATAGAAAAAAGGGGAAAAAACGGAGAAAGTTAGCAACCAGTAAAAAACGAGGCTCGATCACATAAAAACAAAACTCCAAAGGGTAAAAAGGGATGAGGGATGCGGGTGGCAAGCGGGacgactcgactcgacttGAGACTCGAGACATCATTAATTGTCGAGCGCAAGAAGGAAGCACCAGCCAACGAACGAACGGAGGGGAAGAGGGGTGTTGGCGCCCCGAAGGAAAAAACGAAACGAGTCaatcaagaaagaaagaaaaaaagcgaaaagtaaaaagtaaaaaagcAATGAGATCAAGAtcaatgaagaagaagagagatgACCCCAAATGAAGCCATCACGagcaaaaaatgaaaaaaatgaacaatGAAAAAGGCTAAAAAGGCGCCTCGGACCAGAGACAAGCGATCACGACAACAACATCAAGACTGACAGATACACCGGCCCTGCATATGATTATAAActgagcagcagcagcacgtTTTCTTTATATTCTTTTGATACCGGCGGGGGTGTGCTCAGGAGAGCGACCGTTGTAGATGATAAAGTGCGTCTGCGATGTGGTAACGTGTGCCAGTAGCGTAGGCAGACCACAGAGAGCGATAGAAGATAGAAGATAGAGAGATAGTCGATTTCGATAacccagcaccagcaccaggtTTAAAaagccttcttcttcctctcaaGAAAGAGATAGAAAGATAAAGAACAAGATAGAAGATGAACCCATGCAGGGATAGAGAAGGGTATAAGTATAAGTATACCCAAGCACACCCAAGAagagaacagaacagaaagagaaaggaagaagcCAGCCGAAAACGAGGCAGGCAATTGGTCGGAGCGACAagtcttccttccttccatcGCACTTCGTCTCCCTCCCTCACATTCATATGACACAAGTTAAAAATAAGCAGGGTTTTGATGTGCTGTGCAGAAacccacaaccacaaccagaCCACTGTATAGTTAACCGAGATCTGGTTCCGTTCCATTTCAATATCAAATTCATTTTATCCACCCACCCATCCACACCGACTCACGTACCCCCCTTTAACCCAATCACCAAGGAGGGGCTGCGGCGCAATAAAGATGAGTGTGCGCGTGCGGCGTAATGTGGATGGAAGCTGCAGATGGAC from Psilocybe cubensis strain MGC-MH-2018 chromosome 7, whole genome shotgun sequence encodes:
- a CDS encoding Siderophore biosynthesis regulatory protein URBS1; translation: MPRPSSLGRTTTPPTTTANSSSANNGAAPPAAASSTTTAPATTTVGPSPFAPPSARAAAAAAAAAAAANAVPPATPSKIVVVDPALTSSPTSVAAAAVAAANAAASSASSSNNAKPIGPHTNAAGGTCPGDGRCDGTGGTSACSGCPTYNNVLALTARIESAMQAAAASSEGGEGAGGEDGAEDVVMMMVKDGGEDGVPGSPGAGVDSDASGAVGVASASAGGSASVGASASAAANRKARPAVGALCCANCGTSTTPLWRRDDVGNNICNACGLYFKLHGTHRPNSMKKTVIKRRKRVPAAPGAPGGISVTGRMSDQAAAEALVAVGRVNLSPGGNAEDSDGEGDDQPKKKRTRRTGKMSRDKDDDVLMDGDDDEDPREQQQQQSQRKRRAPGGGAAGSVNGWNGGERSASPHRAPSRNQEYLPRGGLPAFPVAGPGFELPSLAALNNGGAAFLGSASAPSSYIRSGSNAPSRTHSPLGPAGSSAAGAAQQQQQQQQYYAGGPGAVGGGGGSPHSEMSSLMVAAGVALGGLGIPSYMDLERHYFELSEQKRKWEEMMERTDRIMAGVKRTLDEMRGLAAQAQQQQQQHSPSQIHHLPAGIQQQSLPPPPGSRRQSPQLAAASQSSPGSSAATTSGAGPAVAAPAAVVAPAPAPAVPLNKPSSNADREKAPIWPIIDSTATRD